From the Euphorbia lathyris chromosome 6, ddEupLath1.1, whole genome shotgun sequence genome, one window contains:
- the LOC136233551 gene encoding inositol 3-kinase produces the protein MVSTTHQSPSSPVLIVGNYCHDILIQNNTVIGESLGGASSFIASVLDGLSIPSNLISLVGHDFKYPVDHAPIVVPASKTTVFHAYFDTGVHSSGHQDRILKRVCTCDPIKPTDLPDARFVFGMAVGVGGEILPETLERMIEICDLVLVDIQALIRDFDEHDGTVKLVELEKTRFYPLLPRIGVLKVSSEEAVYMDVEEVRNWCCVVVTNGEDGCRVHWRDGELGISPFVANQEDPTGAGDSFLGGLVAGLVQRLAVPDAALLGNFFGSLTVEQIGLPKFDSRLLQRVKDEVERRKKQFLQYERSDDELKFMKPDGHETFYSSLGAAKLLPLPPPCSISR, from the exons ATGGTATCCACAACCCACCAATCTCCCTCTTCCCCTGTTTTAATTGTGGGTAATTACTGCCACGACATCTTGATCCAAAACAACACCGTCATCGGCGAATCTCTCGGCGGCGCCTCCTCTTTCATTGCCTCTGTCCTCGATGGTTTGTCTATTCCTTCTAATTTGATTTCCCTCGTTGGCCATGATTTTAAATATCCAGTTGATCATGCCCCAATTGTGGTTCCTGCTTCAAAGACCACAGTTTTTCATGCCTATTTTGATACCGGTGTACACAGTAGTGGTCACCAAGATCGTATTTTGAAGCGGGTTTGCACTTGTGACCCTATTAAGCCCACGGATCTGCCCGACGCTAGGTTTGTTTTCGGAATGGCGGTTGGGGTTGGCGGGGAGATATTGCCGGAGACGCTTGAAAGAATGATTGAGATTTGTGATTTGGTTCTGGTTGATATTCAGGCTTTAATTAGGGATTTTGATGAACATGATGGGACTGTTAAGCTTGTTGAATTAGAGAAGACCAGATTCTATCCCTTAttgcctcgaattggggttttAAAGGTTTCATCGGAGGAGGCTGTGTATATGGATGTAGAGGAGGTGAGGAATTGGTGTTGTGTGGTGGTTACTAATGGGGAAGATGGTTGTAGGGTGCATTGGAGAGATGGAGAATTGGGGATTTCGCCTTTTGTGGCAAATCAAGAGGATCCAACTGGTGCAGGTGATAGCTTCTTAGGTGGTTTGGTGGCTGGATTGGTTCAGAGATTGGCTGTTCCTGATGCTGCCTTGCTGGGGAACTTCTTTGGCTCTCTTACTGTTGAACAAATTGGATTGCCTAAGTTCGATTCGAGGCTGTTGCAG AGAGTGAAGGATGAGgttgagaggaggaagaagcaGTTTTTGCAGTACGAAAGAAGTGATGATGAGCTGAAGTTCATGAAGCCAGACGGGCATGAAACTTTCTATTCATCCCTTGGTGCAGCGAAGTTACTGCCTCTGCCTCCGCCTTGTTCAATTAGCAGGTAA